The Mesorhizobium sp. B1-1-8 genome contains a region encoding:
- the trbB gene encoding P-type conjugative transfer ATPase TrbB: protein MAASHNSTEGRARSSRMLRTAFGSAITRFLDDPAIVEVMLNPDGRIWVDRLVEGLAETGDTLSAADGERIVRLVAHHVGTEVHSRSPRVSAELPDTGERFEGLLPPVVAAPAFAIRKPAVAVFRIDDYVAAGIMTTSQAATLRAAVAARANILVAGGTSTGKTTLTNALLAEVEKSADRIVMIEDTRELQCAAPNLVAMRTKDGIATLSDLVRSSLRLRPDRIPIGEVRGPEALDLLKAWGTGHPGGIGTIHAGSGIGALRRLEQLIQEAVVTVPRALIAETIDLVAVLSGRGSARRLTELSRVEGLGPDGDYRTSQATSDTTGENS, encoded by the coding sequence ATGGCCGCTTCACACAACAGCACCGAAGGACGAGCGCGCAGTTCGCGCATGCTGCGCACAGCATTTGGCTCCGCCATCACCCGCTTCCTGGACGATCCTGCCATTGTCGAGGTGATGCTGAACCCCGACGGTCGCATTTGGGTTGACCGCCTCGTGGAAGGGCTGGCCGAGACGGGGGACACGCTCTCAGCCGCCGACGGCGAGCGCATCGTGCGCCTGGTCGCGCACCATGTCGGCACGGAAGTGCATTCGCGGTCTCCGCGCGTCTCGGCCGAGTTGCCGGATACCGGCGAACGCTTCGAAGGGCTGTTGCCGCCCGTCGTAGCGGCACCAGCCTTCGCGATCCGAAAACCCGCCGTGGCCGTGTTCAGGATCGACGACTACGTCGCCGCCGGCATCATGACCACCAGCCAGGCAGCGACATTGCGCGCCGCCGTCGCCGCCCGTGCAAACATCCTCGTCGCCGGCGGCACATCGACCGGCAAGACGACGCTGACCAATGCTCTGCTCGCCGAAGTGGAGAAAAGTGCGGATCGGATCGTCATGATCGAAGATACGCGCGAACTGCAATGTGCGGCGCCCAACCTTGTCGCCATGCGGACCAAGGATGGCATCGCCACTCTTTCCGACCTGGTCCGCTCCTCGCTGCGTCTGCGGCCCGACCGCATTCCGATCGGCGAGGTCCGCGGTCCCGAGGCCCTGGACCTTCTGAAGGCATGGGGCACCGGACATCCCGGCGGCATCGGCACCATCCACGCGGGATCCGGGATCGGCGCCCTGCGTCGCCTCGAGCAACTGATCCAGGAAGCTGTCGTCACCGTTCCGCGCGCGCTGATTGCGGAAACCATCGACCTCGTCGCTGTTCTGTCCGGACGCGGTTCCGCGCGTCGGCTCACCGAACTCAGCCGCGTCGAAGGGCTCGGCCCCGACGGCGATTATCGCACTTCCCAAGCCACCTCAGACACCACAGGAGAAAATTCATGA
- a CDS encoding TrbC/VirB2 family protein, translated as MIAAISRACRHIAAAATTVALSLMVAHPAHAAGSSMPWEQPLEKILQSIEGPVSKIVAVIIIIVTGLTLAFGDTSGGFRRLIQIVFGLSIAFAASSFFLSFFSFGGGALI; from the coding sequence ATGATCGCCGCTATCTCGCGAGCCTGCCGCCATATCGCTGCCGCAGCCACGACCGTTGCTCTTTCTCTCATGGTTGCTCATCCGGCCCATGCGGCCGGCTCTTCCATGCCTTGGGAGCAGCCGCTGGAGAAGATCCTCCAGTCGATAGAAGGCCCGGTCTCCAAGATCGTTGCGGTCATTATCATCATCGTGACCGGCCTGACGCTTGCTTTCGGCGACACTTCAGGTGGCTTCCGGCGGCTGATCCAGATCGTCTTCGGTCTGTCGATTGCCTTCGCGGCGTCAAGCTTCTTCCTGTCGTTCTTCTCGTTCGGCGGCGGGGCACTGATCTGA
- a CDS encoding type II toxin-antitoxin system HipA family toxin codes for MARRPAHTPLNVFLNGRLVGVLRRQSTGAVDFQYAREWLDWQSTFPVSLSLPLREDRYIGAPVINVFDNLLPDNEAIRNRVAERVGAAGTDAYSLLAVLGHDCVGALQFLPDGIDPGNPGSSDGKPVSKKGIAEIIENLAAAPLGLGEDEDFRISIAGAQEKTALLRKDGRWFKPLGTAATTHILKPQIGRLPNGIDLSNSVENEYLCLKLIEAFGVPAAKTEIADFGERRTLIIERFDRLWARDGRLLRLPQEDMCQALSVPPTRKYQSEGGPGMREIIELLKGSDRPEDDIAIFLRACIVFWLIGATDGHAKNFSIFLAPGGRFRMTPLYDVLSAQPSLDAGQIPRKKFKLAMSVGKSRHYSVHEVMPRHFMQTAEIAGVGTPVMRRIFEDIAANAERRVEVVISSLPRQFPAPLVESARSAITRRAMLLTETH; via the coding sequence ATGGCGCGGCGGCCGGCTCACACACCGCTCAACGTCTTCCTGAACGGGCGCCTTGTGGGCGTGCTGCGCAGGCAATCAACCGGCGCCGTAGACTTCCAATACGCCCGTGAATGGCTGGACTGGCAAAGCACTTTCCCGGTCTCCCTCTCGCTTCCTTTGCGGGAGGACCGCTATATCGGCGCGCCGGTGATCAACGTCTTCGACAACCTGCTTCCTGACAATGAAGCTATCCGCAACCGGGTTGCCGAACGCGTCGGCGCAGCTGGCACCGATGCCTACAGCCTGCTTGCCGTACTCGGCCATGATTGCGTCGGAGCGCTGCAGTTCTTGCCTGACGGTATCGATCCTGGCAATCCGGGCAGCAGCGACGGCAAGCCGGTCAGCAAAAAGGGCATCGCGGAAATAATCGAAAACCTCGCGGCCGCTCCTCTCGGCCTCGGTGAGGACGAGGATTTCCGCATCTCGATCGCCGGCGCCCAGGAAAAGACGGCGCTGCTACGCAAGGACGGACGCTGGTTCAAGCCGCTCGGCACGGCGGCGACCACCCACATCCTGAAACCGCAGATCGGCAGGTTGCCGAACGGCATCGATCTCTCCAATAGCGTTGAGAACGAATATCTGTGCCTTAAGCTGATCGAGGCGTTCGGCGTTCCCGCCGCCAAGACGGAGATCGCCGATTTCGGGGAGCGCCGCACGCTGATCATCGAGCGGTTCGACCGTTTGTGGGCCAGGGACGGCCGTCTCCTGCGCCTGCCGCAGGAGGATATGTGTCAAGCATTGTCGGTCCCGCCAACACGCAAATACCAGTCAGAGGGCGGTCCCGGAATGCGGGAGATCATCGAGCTTCTGAAGGGCAGTGACAGGCCCGAAGACGACATAGCGATCTTTCTGCGTGCATGCATCGTATTCTGGCTGATCGGCGCGACCGATGGCCACGCCAAGAATTTCAGCATTTTTCTCGCGCCCGGTGGGCGGTTTCGGATGACGCCGCTCTATGATGTACTTAGTGCGCAGCCCAGCCTTGATGCTGGACAGATTCCCCGCAAGAAATTCAAGCTGGCAATGTCGGTCGGCAAGAGCCGGCACTATTCTGTACATGAGGTCATGCCGCGTCACTTCATGCAGACCGCTGAGATTGCCGGGGTGGGCACACCTGTCATGCGCAGAATTTTCGAAGACATCGCCGCAAATGCCGAGAGGCGGGTCGAGGTCGTGATTTCTTCGTTGCCGCGTCAGTTTCCCGCGCCCCTCGTCGAGTCGGCCAGGTCGGCAATAACCAGGCGCGCGATGCTTCTCACCGAGACGCACTGA
- a CDS encoding conjugal transfer protein TraG has protein sequence MSATKILWGQILTVFLIVLLTTWMATQWTAWRLGFQPQLGPPWFELAGVPVYYPPALFWWWYFYDAYAPGVFVEGGLVAMSGGFLSIVVAIGMSVWRARELKNVHTYGSARWAGKKEVEAAGLLGADGVVLGRYERHYLRHDGPEHVLCFAPTRSGKGVGLVVPSLLTWPGSAIVHDIKGENWQLTAGFRAQHGRVLLFDPTNSKSSAYNPLLEVRRGEWEVRDVQNIADILVDPEGSLEKRNHWEKTSHALLVGAILHVLYAGEDKTLAGVAAFLSDPKRPIESTLASMMKTAHLGEAGAHPVIASAARELLNKSDNERSGVLSTAMSFLGLYRDPVVAEVTRSCDWRIADIVGGKRPTTLYLVVPPSDINRTKPLIRLILNQIGRRLTEDLNTNTNRRRLLLMLDEFPALGRLDFFESALAFMAGYGLKSFLIAQSLNQIEKAYGPNNSILDNCHVRVSFATNDERTAKRVSDALGTATEMRAMKNYAGHRLSPWLGHLMVSRQETARQLLTPGEIMQLPPADEIVMVAGLPPIRAKKARYYEDVRFRDRLLPPPEPARSQNVDLDDWSHLPVLARAELNETSGAPRQDDEDATESERRLQPELSRARPVEKTAPIDNEFEIDPADDADDDAAIGNRRLARLMQGVARQVSLDPDDGMEL, from the coding sequence ATGTCCGCCACGAAAATCCTCTGGGGTCAGATCCTCACCGTCTTCCTGATTGTCCTGTTGACGACCTGGATGGCGACGCAATGGACCGCATGGCGGCTGGGCTTCCAGCCTCAGCTCGGCCCGCCCTGGTTCGAACTCGCCGGTGTGCCCGTCTACTATCCGCCCGCCTTGTTCTGGTGGTGGTATTTCTACGACGCCTATGCACCCGGTGTATTCGTGGAAGGCGGACTGGTCGCGATGTCAGGCGGTTTCCTGTCGATCGTCGTTGCAATCGGCATGTCGGTGTGGCGGGCGCGCGAACTCAAGAACGTCCACACCTATGGCTCGGCGCGATGGGCCGGGAAGAAGGAGGTGGAGGCCGCCGGTCTGCTCGGCGCCGACGGCGTGGTGCTCGGGCGCTATGAGCGCCACTACCTTCGCCACGACGGCCCTGAGCACGTGCTGTGCTTCGCGCCGACCCGATCCGGCAAGGGCGTCGGACTGGTGGTGCCGTCGCTGCTTACCTGGCCGGGCTCAGCAATCGTCCATGACATCAAGGGCGAGAACTGGCAGCTCACCGCGGGGTTTCGTGCGCAGCATGGCCGCGTTCTGCTGTTCGATCCGACCAATTCGAAATCGTCAGCCTACAATCCCCTGCTCGAAGTCCGCCGCGGCGAATGGGAGGTCCGCGATGTCCAGAACATCGCCGACATTCTGGTGGACCCGGAGGGAAGCCTGGAGAAGCGGAACCACTGGGAAAAGACCAGCCACGCGCTTCTTGTTGGCGCAATCCTCCATGTCCTCTATGCCGGGGAGGACAAGACGCTGGCCGGCGTCGCCGCCTTCCTCTCCGACCCGAAGCGGCCGATCGAGTCGACGCTGGCTTCAATGATGAAGACCGCGCATCTCGGCGAAGCCGGTGCGCATCCGGTCATCGCAAGTGCTGCGCGCGAACTGCTCAACAAGTCCGACAACGAACGCTCGGGCGTGCTCTCGACAGCAATGTCCTTTCTCGGCCTTTATCGGGATCCCGTCGTCGCCGAGGTAACCCGGAGCTGCGATTGGCGCATCGCCGACATCGTCGGCGGGAAACGACCGACAACGCTTTATCTCGTTGTGCCGCCCTCGGATATCAATCGGACCAAACCGCTCATTCGCCTTATCCTCAACCAGATCGGGCGTCGCCTGACCGAGGACCTGAACACAAACACGAACCGCCGCCGCTTGCTGCTCATGCTGGACGAGTTTCCGGCTCTGGGCCGCCTCGACTTTTTCGAGTCCGCCCTGGCCTTCATGGCAGGTTATGGGCTGAAGAGCTTTCTCATCGCGCAGTCGCTGAACCAAATCGAGAAAGCCTATGGCCCGAACAACTCGATCCTCGACAACTGCCATGTGCGCGTAAGCTTCGCCACGAACGATGAACGGACCGCCAAACGAGTGTCCGATGCGCTGGGCACCGCAACCGAGATGCGGGCGATGAAGAACTATGCCGGCCACCGGCTCTCGCCGTGGCTGGGGCACCTCATGGTGTCGCGGCAAGAGACAGCGCGCCAGTTGCTGACCCCCGGCGAGATCATGCAGCTTCCACCGGCCGACGAGATCGTGATGGTGGCGGGGTTGCCGCCGATCAGGGCGAAGAAAGCGCGCTACTACGAGGATGTCCGTTTTCGCGATCGTCTCCTGCCGCCTCCCGAGCCGGCCCGATCGCAAAATGTCGATCTGGACGACTGGAGCCACCTGCCGGTCCTAGCTCGGGCCGAACTCAACGAAACGTCAGGCGCGCCGCGGCAGGACGATGAGGATGCGACTGAATCGGAGCGCCGGTTGCAACCGGAACTCAGCCGTGCCCGGCCAGTCGAGAAGACGGCGCCGATCGACAACGAGTTCGAGATCGATCCGGCCGATGATGCCGACGATGATGCCGCGATCGGCAATCGTCGCCTGGCACGCCTCATGCAAGGCGTGGCGCGACAGGTTTCCCTCGACCCTGATGACGGCATGGAGTTGTAG
- a CDS encoding type II toxin-antitoxin system HicB family antitoxin, giving the protein MANLFVWTGQNHESLTRLLSFPDFPGVVTAAPTIDEARRLAKQALALHVAGILEDGEAVPEPSSLDQVLASSDHSALTTLLVPLKTR; this is encoded by the coding sequence ATGGCAAACTTATTCGTTTGGACAGGGCAAAATCATGAATCGTTAACACGCCTGTTGTCTTTTCCCGACTTTCCGGGCGTCGTTACGGCCGCTCCAACCATAGACGAAGCGCGTAGGCTCGCTAAGCAGGCACTTGCGCTTCACGTCGCCGGAATCTTGGAGGATGGCGAGGCCGTTCCGGAGCCCTCCTCGCTCGATCAGGTGCTGGCAAGCAGCGACCACAGCGCCCTCACGACTCTCCTGGTTCCGTTGAAGACCCGCTAA
- a CDS encoding SOS response-associated peptidase — MCGRYTRYLSWSEIHRLYRLTAPAEIGRNDAPRYNIAPTEEVPFITAGDDGNHKLRNGRWWLVPFWAKEMPKAATFNARIETVDTTPAFRDAFKSKRCLIPADGYYEWTISPADKGRDPWHIFQPGHAPFSFAGLWAYNSNLDVTSCTIIGHRGRRRSKAAEPASDRWPARAHSGQ; from the coding sequence ATGTGCGGTCGATACACGAGATACCTCTCCTGGTCTGAGATACACCGCCTCTATAGGCTGACGGCGCCGGCGGAGATCGGCCGCAACGATGCGCCGCGCTACAACATCGCTCCGACCGAAGAAGTGCCTTTCATCACGGCAGGCGACGACGGCAATCACAAGCTTCGGAACGGCCGTTGGTGGCTGGTTCCATTCTGGGCGAAGGAAATGCCCAAGGCTGCCACGTTCAATGCGCGTATCGAGACGGTGGACACCACGCCGGCCTTTCGGGACGCCTTCAAATCGAAACGTTGCCTCATTCCCGCCGACGGCTATTACGAGTGGACCATCTCTCCGGCCGACAAAGGCAGAGACCCCTGGCACATCTTCCAGCCCGGCCACGCACCGTTCTCGTTCGCTGGTCTATGGGCCTACAATTCGAACCTTGATGTCACCAGCTGCACGATTATCGGCCATAGGGGCCGCCGACGCAGTAAGGCCGCAGAGCCTGCTTCAGATCGTTGGCCTGCAAGAGCACACTCAGGCCAGTGA
- the trbE gene encoding conjugal transfer protein TrbE, whose protein sequence is MMNLAEFRRTANRLADYLPWAALVAPGIVLNKDGSFQRTAEFRGPDLDSAVAAELVAVASRINNALRRLGSGWSIFVEAQRHEASTYPQSQFPDPASGLVDAERKADFEQQGIHFISSYFLTFLYLPPAEDTARVEGWLYEGREQSGVDPHQTVRAFIDRTERVLSLLDGFMPECRWLDDGETLTYLHSTVSTKRHRVRVPETPIYLDALLADQPLTGGLEPRLGDQHLRMLTIVGFPTATTPGLLDDLNRLAFPYRWTTRAILLDKIDAAKLLTKIRRQWFAKRKSIAAILKEVMTNEVSVLVDTDAANKAADTDMALQELGADVSGMAYVTATITVWDADPRLAQEKLRLVEKVIQGRDFTAMIETVNAVDAWLGSLPGHAYANVRQPPISTLNLAHMIPLSAVWAGPERDEHLGSPPLLYGKTEGSTPFRLSLHVGDVGHTLVVGPTGAGKSVLLALMALQFRRYARSQVFAFDFGGSIRAAALSMGGDWHDLGGGLTDSAQASVSLQPLARINDTYERAWAADWLMAILAREGVLITPDAKEHIWTALTSLASAPVEERTITGLSVLLQANDLKQALRPYCVGGPYGR, encoded by the coding sequence ATGATGAACCTTGCCGAATTTCGCCGCACCGCCAACCGCCTTGCCGACTATCTGCCCTGGGCCGCGCTCGTGGCGCCCGGCATCGTGCTCAACAAGGATGGGAGCTTCCAGCGCACCGCAGAGTTTCGCGGACCCGACCTCGATTCGGCCGTCGCGGCCGAACTGGTCGCCGTGGCTTCGCGCATCAACAACGCGTTGCGCCGCCTCGGCTCGGGGTGGAGCATCTTCGTCGAGGCGCAGCGGCATGAAGCGTCGACCTATCCGCAGAGCCAGTTTCCCGATCCGGCCTCCGGCCTGGTCGATGCCGAACGCAAAGCCGACTTCGAGCAGCAAGGCATCCATTTCATATCGAGCTACTTCCTCACCTTCCTCTATCTGCCGCCGGCTGAGGATACCGCACGCGTGGAGGGATGGCTCTATGAGGGGCGCGAACAATCCGGTGTAGACCCTCATCAGACCGTGCGCGCCTTCATCGACCGCACCGAGCGCGTGCTCTCCCTTCTCGACGGCTTCATGCCGGAGTGCCGGTGGCTCGATGACGGCGAGACGCTGACCTATCTGCACTCAACCGTTTCGACCAAACGCCATCGCGTGCGCGTTCCCGAGACACCGATCTATCTCGACGCGCTGCTGGCGGACCAGCCGCTGACCGGTGGACTGGAGCCGCGCCTCGGCGACCAGCATCTGCGCATGCTCACCATCGTCGGCTTTCCGACCGCGACAACGCCAGGCCTTCTCGATGACCTCAACCGGCTCGCCTTTCCCTATCGATGGACGACGCGTGCGATCCTGCTCGACAAGATCGACGCCGCGAAGCTGTTGACGAAAATCCGGCGGCAATGGTTTGCCAAGCGCAAGTCGATCGCGGCGATCCTGAAGGAGGTCATGACCAACGAGGTGTCGGTGCTCGTGGACACTGACGCCGCCAACAAGGCGGCCGACACCGATATGGCCTTGCAGGAACTTGGCGCCGACGTGTCGGGCATGGCCTATGTCACGGCGACCATCACGGTCTGGGACGCCGATCCGCGCCTGGCGCAGGAGAAACTGCGACTCGTCGAGAAAGTCATCCAGGGCCGCGACTTCACGGCAATGATCGAAACGGTCAACGCCGTCGACGCCTGGTTGGGCTCGTTGCCCGGACATGCCTACGCCAATGTCCGCCAGCCGCCCATCTCGACGCTCAATCTTGCCCACATGATTCCCCTCTCTGCCGTGTGGGCGGGGCCGGAACGGGACGAGCATCTCGGTAGTCCTCCCTTGCTTTACGGCAAGACCGAAGGCTCGACCCCGTTCCGGTTGTCCCTTCATGTCGGCGACGTCGGCCACACCCTCGTGGTCGGCCCCACGGGCGCCGGCAAGTCGGTTCTGCTTGCATTGATGGCCTTGCAGTTCCGCCGCTATGCGCGCTCGCAGGTCTTTGCCTTCGACTTCGGCGGCTCGATCCGTGCAGCGGCACTTTCGATGGGCGGAGACTGGCACGATCTCGGGGGCGGGCTCACCGATAGCGCGCAAGCATCCGTCTCGCTCCAGCCTCTCGCGCGCATCAACGACACTTATGAGCGCGCCTGGGCAGCCGATTGGCTGATGGCGATCCTCGCGCGCGAAGGCGTCCTGATCACTCCGGATGCCAAGGAACATATCTGGACCGCGCTGACGTCGCTCGCCTCGGCACCCGTCGAGGAGCGCACCATCACTGGCCTGAGTGTGCTCTTGCAGGCCAACGATCTGAAGCAGGCTCTGCGGCCTTACTGCGTCGGCGGCCCCTATGGCCGATAA
- a CDS encoding VirB3 family type IV secretion system protein, whose product MITVFEQLDAVPGFTVPVHRALTEHILLGGAPRSVAILNGTLASAVGLGLRLWLVGLLIWALGHFTAVWAARRDPLFVEVVRRHLRIPGHLSV is encoded by the coding sequence ATGATCACCGTATTCGAACAACTCGACGCGGTGCCGGGCTTCACCGTTCCCGTCCACAGGGCACTGACCGAGCATATCCTGCTTGGCGGCGCACCGCGCTCCGTCGCCATCCTCAACGGCACGCTCGCCAGCGCGGTAGGCCTTGGGCTGCGCCTCTGGCTGGTGGGGCTCCTCATCTGGGCTCTCGGGCATTTCACAGCGGTGTGGGCCGCCAGACGCGATCCGCTTTTCGTGGAAGTCGTTCGCCGGCATCTGCGCATTCCCGGTCATTTGTCGGTTTGA
- a CDS encoding CopG family transcriptional regulator, whose translation MTSRKKKAQISVYLDQAVMKMLADYAGRRDQSQSMIAEAAIASFLSPDADERREAAIAKRLDQVDRRLTRQERDIGIAVETLAVFVRFWLATTPALPEPAAHAARAKAAERYERFVTALGRRLAKGPKLRQEISEDIDPDAEKRQP comes from the coding sequence ATGACCAGCCGCAAGAAGAAGGCCCAGATTTCCGTCTATCTCGATCAAGCCGTCATGAAGATGCTAGCCGACTATGCGGGGCGGCGCGATCAGTCCCAATCGATGATCGCCGAGGCTGCGATCGCTTCGTTCCTTTCGCCGGATGCCGATGAACGTCGCGAGGCGGCGATTGCCAAACGCCTCGACCAGGTCGATCGCCGATTGACCCGGCAGGAGCGGGACATTGGCATCGCGGTCGAGACCCTGGCTGTGTTCGTCCGCTTCTGGCTCGCGACCACGCCTGCCCTGCCGGAGCCGGCCGCACACGCCGCGCGCGCCAAGGCGGCCGAACGCTACGAACGCTTCGTCACGGCGCTGGGACGGCGCCTGGCGAAGGGGCCGAAGCTGCGGCAGGAGATTTCGGAAGATATCGATCCGGACGCCGAGAAGAGACAGCCCTAG
- a CDS encoding YMGG-like glycine zipper-containing protein — translation MFIKKAIIAVFMTAALAGCETQTEGQQRATTGALLGGAGGALVGQAIGGNTKSTVIGAASGALLGAVVGSATTPQRRGDQLCRYQDRYGRIYTAPCDDRYYNGNY, via the coding sequence ATGTTTATCAAGAAGGCCATTATCGCGGTTTTCATGACTGCGGCGCTCGCCGGATGCGAGACGCAGACCGAAGGCCAGCAGCGGGCAACCACCGGCGCATTGCTCGGCGGCGCCGGTGGCGCGCTGGTCGGCCAGGCGATCGGCGGCAACACAAAGAGCACGGTGATTGGCGCGGCGAGCGGTGCGCTGCTCGGCGCCGTCGTCGGCAGCGCCACCACGCCGCAGCGCCGGGGCGACCAGCTCTGTCGTTACCAGGACCGCTACGGCCGCATCTACACCGCGCCATGCGACGACCGGTACTACAACGGCAATTATTGA
- a CDS encoding helix-turn-helix domain-containing protein — protein sequence MTDQIARNEKQLGAILRRVRRQADLTQETLGNQIHLRQATVSRLEAGEPAVQLSTLMAALSALDLELVVRPRSKSNATEIEDLF from the coding sequence ATGACCGACCAGATCGCCCGCAACGAAAAGCAACTCGGTGCCATCCTGCGTCGCGTCCGCAGGCAGGCCGACCTCACGCAAGAGACGCTTGGCAATCAAATCCACCTGCGCCAGGCCACGGTGTCTCGCCTTGAAGCCGGCGAGCCGGCGGTGCAGCTCAGTACGTTGATGGCTGCCCTCTCCGCCCTCGACCTTGAGCTTGTCGTTCGCCCGCGCAGCAAAAGCAACGCCACGGAGATCGAGGACCTGTTCTGA
- a CDS encoding SDR family NAD(P)-dependent oxidoreductase, translating into MVSTDRVTRARALVTGASSGIGRTFAKRLAADGYDLVLVARREERLRGLAEELEALGADCEILVADLSKPEGLSEVERRARVGDVEMLVNNAGFQTYMPFVELDPAVGEAEISVQVTAVMRLSRAVLPAMLGRRSGAIINVSSMLAFSAGLDNAFLPKRAVYAATKAFVNAFSETLASELAGTGVKVQALCPGVVRTEFHDVDGKPVLRPNVPIMEPEAVVQASLAGLELDDVVCVPALDDRGLLDDELEARRTLFGSGRGSELSPRYRKGG; encoded by the coding sequence ATGGTGTCGACGGATCGGGTGACGCGCGCACGCGCGCTGGTAACGGGAGCTTCCTCGGGCATCGGGCGGACCTTCGCAAAACGGCTTGCGGCCGATGGCTACGATCTGGTCCTCGTTGCCCGCCGGGAGGAGCGGCTGCGTGGTCTCGCCGAAGAACTCGAGGCGCTCGGCGCGGACTGCGAGATCCTCGTGGCGGACCTGTCCAAACCAGAGGGCTTGAGCGAGGTCGAAAGGCGAGCACGGGTGGGCGACGTGGAGATGCTGGTCAACAACGCCGGATTCCAGACCTATATGCCCTTCGTCGAGCTGGATCCGGCTGTCGGTGAGGCCGAAATCTCGGTTCAGGTGACAGCCGTCATGCGCCTCAGCCGGGCGGTCCTGCCGGCGATGCTTGGGCGCCGGTCGGGCGCGATCATCAACGTGTCCTCGATGCTGGCATTCAGTGCTGGGCTGGACAACGCGTTTCTGCCCAAACGGGCCGTCTATGCGGCGACGAAGGCGTTCGTCAATGCCTTCAGCGAGACCCTTGCCAGCGAACTCGCCGGGACCGGAGTGAAGGTGCAAGCCCTGTGCCCGGGTGTCGTCCGCACCGAATTCCACGACGTCGACGGCAAGCCGGTCCTGCGGCCGAACGTGCCGATCATGGAGCCGGAGGCCGTCGTCCAGGCTTCTCTGGCCGGCCTTGAGCTCGATGACGTCGTCTGCGTTCCGGCACTGGACGATCGCGGCCTGCTGGACGATGAACTGGAGGCTCGAAGGACCCTCTTCGGCAGCGGACGCGGCAGCGAGCTTTCGCCCCGCTACCGAAAGGGCGGCTGA